GTCCAACCAACCACCTCCTGATAGTCGTATAATTCAGCTGAAAATACCCCACCCAACTGGTTGCCCTTACTGTTGGATTTTACTATTTTTCCTAGGTTTCGATTCAGGATGAGACTTAAAAGGGGGACTGCTAGTCACCAGCCTAACATTAACTGCAGCATCTTGGGAGCTGTAGTCCAAACACACACATCTagcctgctttttttcttcactagcACGAAGTCTGGTGGAATTTGTAATAATCTTTTCTATCCACAATGGCTTTACAAACCTCCTGAATAAATTACTGGGTATTTCAAATGCAagttgtttctctcttcttactTACACTGATTCAGTGTAAATAAGGACATATGATTGAAATTTAAGTCACAACTTTGAGTAAAAAACCAAAGCTTTGTGGGAAGTTCTGAACTCCTTATCAAAATGAGACAATGCAAAACAGCACTAATTTTTGTCTTACAGTGAAAAtataagaaacatttctttattatttacaGTCCAATAATTAATCGTTATTAAGATCACTCATTATGCCTATGTAAAGGTAATAAACAAAATGTCACTCTATTCTGCTGACTACATATAATCACTTGGAGATCCTTACTACAGTATTACAAATAGGCTACACATCTTATATGAACTTGAGAAGAACAATCCTGATTATAGTAGGCCAAACACAAAAACTCTCCACCAAACCAGCACCCCatcccctccaaaaaaaaaaccctcatgcaGGAAGTAAAAAATGCTTCCACTTTAAGCTAATTCTCCTATTCTCTAGTTAGAATTTTAGTCTTCTCTAATGCTAACCTCTGGTTATGCCTGAgctctcttttgttttctttaattcatcCAACTTTATTCTGGTTGTTCTGGCTGAGCGTCAAGTTTGGCTGAGAACTCTGATGCCAAACAAGGCAATCTGAACTCCTTGTTACAAGTTAAACTGCTGAAcaggcagctgagctggcaAATGAGGACTGCCCAACTATCCAGACTAGCCAGCCTCAGGGATCAAGGCCTGAGGTGCAAAGGAGTGCCCCATGCAAGACGAGAACACAAGGCTGGGATATCAAGATATACTTTAAATATgtgtttttctctgtgaaagaggccaaaggagcagcagcagtagcaagGCAAGGACACAGGGAAGGCCCAGCTGCAGTAACTGTTGCTCCTTTCCAcagccagcccctctccccagggaTTCTCCCCTTGACCCACTCCTCTGTACCCACTCATGCAGCAGCAAGCCCACCCCAAAACCGCTCCTTTGGGCTCTTCCACTGAGAAAAAGCAAGTGTTAAAGTATGTCTTAATATCCCAGCCTTGTGTTGCTCCTGTCTCACATGAGGTACCACATTGCACCTCAGGCCTTAATCCCTGAGGCTTGCCTAAGCTCCCGAGCTGCCTTTCCCTACTCCATTAAGCACAGCAGCCTTCCCACCAGCCCTCCCCACCTCATCTGCCCTCCCAGTCCTCGCTGGCCCGCTCTTCACGCCCTCCCGCCTCGCCATTCCCCTCACACCCTCACGCCTCGCCATTCCCCTCACGACTCGCCATTCCCCTCACGACTCGCCATTCCCCTCACGACTCGCCACTCCCCTCACGCCCTCACGCCTCGCCACTCTCCTCACGCCCTCACGCCTCGCCACTCTCCTCACGCCACCACCCCGCACGCTGCAACCaagcttgcttgcttgcttcccCGCCCTCCACTTCCTGACTCAGGATTGGCTACCCGCGGCATGGCCCCGCCTCACTCCGATCGCCATTGGCACTTGTACCCGAGCGGCAGTTCGGCGGGGCGTGGCGTGGCGGGCGGGCGAGTAGTAGTGGCGTTGCTATTGGCCGGTAGGCAGCGCCCGGCATGTTAGGGTGAGCGGCCGCCGGCGCGGAGAGGGACGAAGGCGCTATTGTTGCAGGATCGGCGGGGAGAGGAGCCGGCGgacggcggggccgggcggcgcgggcccagcggcggcggtggcggcagCCATGAGCGGCGGCGTGTATGGGGGAGGTGAGTCGGCCACCGCCGCGCTTGCCCgcccttccccccgccccgcgacCGTTGAGCCCGGCGCCGTCCCGTGAGGCAGCGCGCGCCGGCCGGCCGCTTCCCGCCTCACTGCCGCTCCCTCAGGCCCCGGGATGGCGGGCTGCTGGCCGGCTCCCCACAGTCCCCTGAGGGAGCCGGAGCCTTtcctcccggccccgccgctccctcAGGCCCCGGGGTGGCGGCACGCGTGAGGGAGAGGAGGCGGCCGCAGGCCTTGTTTATGCCCGTCCCGGCATCGCTTGGCCGAGCCGTTTACCCCGGAGGCCGGCCAGGCCGCGGCCTTGGGCTGCGTTAGGGCCGCTCGGGTGCCGGGGGGCCCGAGGAGACACCGCTCTGTGGGAACGGGGGCGTCGTGTCCTCCCAGAGCGCTTTTGTGCGCCCCTCCGTCAGGACCGAAATCTCGGTGTTTTGCTTAAGACTTTAGCTCTGTCGAGGGCGTGTCGTGCTGTGGCAGCCTTCACTGACAGCTGGTGCTCACAGGCCCACCTTCCTAATTCTGATCACCCGCGGGAGGTCTGGGCTCCCCTGCGTCTGCATAGCTGTTAAACTAGCACTTCTTGAAAGTTTTGTATCATAATCTATCTAGGTGCAACTATGTTCTTCCTCTCCTGTTAGAATTCCCCTTTTACTTAACGCCAAAGGAAGGTGTTGCAAAGTCCAAGTTAAAGCCTATCTGCAGTCTTCTATTAGCTCTCCTGTAACTGGAGTTCTGGATAGAGAAGTTTCTCCTTGCTTTGAAGAAGATGCCTtgacttgcttttcttcttttgcaagCAGAACAGATGGGGCAGGGAAAGGCCAGGACTGTAGCAGAGTGTCATAACCATTCACTACCTCTTTATCAACAATCTTTGCAGATGAAGTTGGAGCTCTTGTGTTTGACATTGGCTCGTATACGGTGAGAGCAGGCTATGCAGGCGAGGACTGTCCAAAGGTGAGAGCCTCTGTGACTCGATGGAAATGCATTTGTTCTGACTGTACTGTATAAAGCAAGCTCTGaatttgtgaggaaaaaaaaaacccacccaaaataTTAACAATTCTCATATGCTGCTTCCCTTTTGCCTTACAGGTTGATTTTCCAACAGCCATTGGTGTGGTGCTAGAAAGGGACAATGGCAGCACTCTGATGGAGATAGATGGTGACAAAGGCAAACAAGGGGGCCCGACTTACTACATAGACACCAATGCCCTGAGAGTTCCAAGGGAAAATATGGAGGCtatttcacctttaaaaaatgGAATGAGTATGCTGCTCTGTCTTTCTctacctgtttttaaaatagcctTGCTAGGCTGCAAAAAGTCATAGCTTTCATGTAAACAGATGCCATACATGGCAACAGAAGCTGTGAAAACAGATACCTGATTTATAAATTGCGTATAGTTGGTTTTCAATGTTGTTGGACTTTCGGCCTAATTCTTGAAAAGTTCTGATTGTGATGCTACCAAGGAAGAGGATTCTGCAAAGCTGTTAAAGGAGGTATACGTCTGCTGAGGATAGCTTTTGACTAAAGAGCCCTACACAAAAGAGGTGTTGGAAAaccttttatgtatttatgaaaTGGAACAAAACTTAGAAGTAACTAATCTGCTCACTTGAATGTTGTTGCAGTTGAAGACTGGGATAGTTTCCAGGCAATCTTGGATCACACTTACAAGATGCATATAAAATCTGAAGCAAGTTTGCATCCTGTCCTTATGTCTGAAGCACCGGTGAGTaaaagcagctttgcattttgaaaagtcTTAACTGCATCTTCTCGCTGACTCGACAAACGTTAGTCTTGAACAAGTCTGACATTGGTTTGTAGGTTACGGGTGTTAAAACTTAACCACAGaaataatagttttaaaatacttggcCAGGTTCTGGAAGGTTTAAGAAAAAGTCcgaaaaagaaaacaatttatatAGCTTGCATGAGTTGTATTAGGAAGTATTTACTATGTGCTATTGTTTTTCACGTAtcaaaaaagtcaaaataaaaaggtaCATCTCACTTCACTGCCTagaataaaactaaaaagaTGTGTGGATGTTGTAATAAGTGTAACTTAATATATGATAAAATGTAATTGAAAACTTGTCACTTCATTCAGCCTTACAATTAATATTATGTGACAgagaataatatttaaaatggagaggttttaatttttctctcttcatttctATAAATGGCCCCATGAGGTAAGCAAGGTGGATGAAGAcaaatttctggaaaaaatgtagACAAGGTTTCTGTCATTTAATAATGCTCAGCATTTGAAGGGCAGATCTAAAGTCGGAATACAAAAGGTAGACGTACCATACAACAGTTATACCTTTCTTCATTAAATCTTATTAaaaggctgtttcttttttgttcaaTTTTTGTGTGTTCACGATGTTTTTCACTGAACACTGCAAcatctttttcattattctctTGCATTGTATTGTAGCTTGTGGAGCATGGAAGAATTTGCAATGGTTATCTTGTGTTTGATGGCTCGGGGGTGTCTGAATAGAGGCTGCCATTAACATTCTCCTTACAGAACTAATCTTACTAGGCTTGGAAAAAACTTAACATTTTCAGTAATGTCTAGGGTATTTTATATATACCCTAGATTAATCACAAGTACAGTATAACCATAGGAAGATACCTTGGAAACAGGAAGgtcaggatttatttttctttcaactggGCAAGTTATTTCATGTATCTTTCCCCTTGTAAAATTTTGTTACTTGTTTTAGAGAGTTCTTTGAGAGACTGGTACTGGAAGAGCTATAGAAGTGTAAAGAAATTATTGTAACAGTAAAAGTGTATATCATTTTTAAAGGATCATACAGGAGTATGATTGATAAGCATTAATGTGTTGTAGAATTGGAATACAAAAGGTTCTAAAGACGTAAATTACTAGAAATCTGTCTATAGAATTTTGATACAATTTGAAACCATGGCTATGATAATtctaattatttctttattatgttAGCATTCTTTTAGGTCTCTAATGATCCTCAAGATAAACATATCTTCCTTTTGGTCACTTATGTggtttgtgttgtggtttttgggtttggttttttttttccctagtggAATACTAGAGCGAAGCGTGAAAAACTGACTGAATTGATGTTTGAACACTACAACATCCCTGCTTTCTTCTTGTGTAAAACTGCTGTTCTAACCGCGTATCCTTTGGAACACTGCACTGCTTCCTCCACCCCAGGAAATTACTGCAAACTTATTCTAGGCAGTTCCTAGTATAACAGCAGGtctaacttttcttctttcaaattatttttttccataaacgTCTAAGGAGGAAGTAAACAAATTCTGTTTCTAAACTTGAAAGCTTTAGAGCTCAGGTTTGAAGTTCTCCCAGTCTGACTGTTTTCCTTGGAGGTaatgggttttttctttttattttttttggtctttttttccccattgtaTACTGTGGGTGAGAATATTACAGACCTGAAATGGTGTTGTCTAGACTACTAAATACAGTAATTAGAGCTTGAGGTTCCGATAGCCTTAAGATgaatatttgtaattattttaaactaataaCATGTTTTGAGCTTCAGAATCTAATTGAGTTGGGTGTACTTAGAGCTCGCTGCATAGTATTGACGTGAACTCTCGCTGTTTTATGTCCAAAGCTCAGGTTAGTTCACAGACAGAAGTTAAACGCCATTCTCTCTTTGAGGTTGTGCCCTTCGCAGAAAGGAGAGAGCACTGGAAAATGGCAAATCCTTTGGCAGAGCCAAGGAATAACGTATAAGTGTATGGCAGCACTTTTCTAAAGTGAAAATggtaatattttccttaatcATTTTGGCTAGTTTTGCTAATGGGAGATCTACAGGTCTCATTTTGGACAGTGGAGCAACACATACCACTGCCATTCCAGTGCATGATGGATATGTACTTCAGCAAGGTAAAAATTTATATGGATAACAGCATTACAATGTCAAGGTTGAGTTAGCTTTCTGCTtttacacagttttaaaaacaacaacaaactgTACCTCCTTTTAAATAGGGGGGGGACACGGATGACAGACCCTAATGGTGTTCAGTGACAAATAGTTCGGGAGAGTTTATTCATTATTTCACTGCTTTCTAGGTTgggaggggggttgggggggttgtttctctctctttattttttcctttgtcttttagGTATTGTAAAATCACCACTTGCGGGAGACTTTATTACTATGCAGTGCCGGGAATTGTTTCAGGAAATGAATATAGAGATAATTCCTCCATATATGATTGCTTCCAAGGTGGGAAAGTAACTTTGTTTAGTAAGTGTTTGCCTGGGGAGAGGTTTAAATGGTTAACTGATGATGATGTTTCCTGCAATCTCAGGAGGCAGTTCGCGAGGGGTCGCCAGCAAattggaagagaaaagagaagttaCCCCAGGTCACCAGGTCCTGGCACAACTACATGTGTAATGTAAGCAGGTCATTTCTGCCACTCTCAGACTCCCCTAGGCTTCCCATGAAGAAGTTTTGTTTGCAAGTATATCAggttttccttttgaagaaccagaaaatctttaaaagtCTATCAATTCTATAAATTCTATCAAAATGAAGACTGAAATTC
This sequence is a window from Phalacrocorax carbo chromosome 7, bPhaCar2.1, whole genome shotgun sequence. Protein-coding genes within it:
- the ACTL6A gene encoding actin-like protein 6A, with the protein product MSGGVYGGDEVGALVFDIGSYTVRAGYAGEDCPKVDFPTAIGVVLERDNGSTLMEIDGDKGKQGGPTYYIDTNALRVPRENMEAISPLKNGMIEDWDSFQAILDHTYKMHIKSEASLHPVLMSEAPWNTRAKREKLTELMFEHYNIPAFFLCKTAVLTAFANGRSTGLILDSGATHTTAIPVHDGYVLQQGIVKSPLAGDFITMQCRELFQEMNIEIIPPYMIASKEAVREGSPANWKRKEKLPQVTRSWHNYMCNCVIQDFQASVLQVSDSTYDEQVAAQMPTVHYEFPNGYNCDFGAERLKIPEGLFDPSNVKGLSGNTMLGVSHVVTTSVGMCDIDIRPGLYGSVIVAGGNTLIQSFTDRLNRELSQKTPPSMRLKLIANNTTVERRFSSWIGGSILASLGTFQQMWISKQEYEEGGKQCVERKCP